The DNA segment CTCCTTGCCGGCGCTGGTTTACTTGGGCATTTGGGCTACTTCACGGCATTCGAATCGCCGTTTCAGCTGCGTGCCGACTACCCGCTGCTGATTATGCTATGTGCTGCTTCTGGCCTGCAGAATGCGGTCCTTACCTCGGCCTCGGGCGGCATAGTGCGGGCTACCCATCTGACGGGCACTACCACTGATGTCGGTATGGGACTGGTACGCGCCCTCACCTGTCGCCACAGGCCAGAAATTTACTCCAAAGAGATGCACCGTGCGGTTGTGCGTTTTGCGACGATCCTTGGTTTCATCATCGGCGGGCTGATCGGTGGTACCGTGTTTCACTACACGCAGTATCTCGGCTTTCTGATGCCCGCGGCTTTGGCTGTCTACGTCGGCACATCCGGGTTTGGCCAGGTCCCTGGGATTGCCCCAATTCAGGTGTCACCCACGCCTTCAGCGGGCAGTATCAGTGCTTACCAGGCGACCAGTGAGCAAGCTGGACGGGTTTAATTTTTCACTAGGGTCAGTTTGGGCTGCGTCTGCGTGTCTCGCGGCGGCTGTGGTGCCAATTTGTCGGCCGTCGTGATGAGCCTTAGTAGCTCCTTTTGACGCACGGCGTCGACGGTAGCACGGTCCGCCGTAGCGGCTTCAGCCTCCGCCTTTGCGACTTGAAGGTCGCGGGCCTTACTGCGCTCTCTCACCTTTTTGTAGGCATCGCGGCGCTTGGCTTTAAGGGCGGCGGCGCGTTGCTGCGCCTCCGGGGTGGCGGCGGCAGCCTTGCGTCGCTCTTTGGCAGCCGCTTTTGCCTTTTCATACGCTGCTTTACGGAAGGCGCGGGCGCGCTCTTTAGCAGTCGTCGCGCGCTGTGACCCGCCTGGGCTATCGTCGGTCGTCATGGGTTACTGCCTGATTTGGTCGCTGCTTCGGCATCTTTTAGTTTTTGCTCCACCTCGTCAAGGTGCTCTCTGGAGATGTCGGTGGGTTCACGTCTGGCCGCGGCTAGCATCTGACGAGCGTCTTTTAGGTCGCGAGAGCGCTGAAATTCAAGGCAGATGATGCACATGGCAAACTGCTCCCTGTAGGTGTTGGTGGCCGCAAAGAGGAAATTGTAGCTGATTCCTCCCTGACCAACAATTAAGTAGACCAGTTTAAGGGGGACCGTGGTAATTTTCCCTCCCAACCCAGATGAGAGATAGGTGCTACATGGTTAAGGTTAAGGGTCCAAGTATCGAGTGGGAAGATGACGATAGCGGGTTTGACGCCGAGGCTCCGCAGAAGGAGAGTGCGGCCCAGGCTTTTGCCGCTTTGCTGCAGCAGGAGGCCAAAGGTGGCCAGCGTATTGCTGTCGGGGAAAAAGTGCAGGGCACGCTATCCCTCATTGGCTCTGGTACCGATGTCATGGTCGACCTGGGTCACGGTAAGGCGACTGGTGTGATCGACAAAATCGAGCTCGTCGATGAGCACGGCGCTTTAAAATACAAGGTAGGCGATAAGATTGAGGCCTTTGTTATCGCTAAGCGCGGTGGCGAGGTCCAGCTGAGTCATCACATGACTCACGCTCTTAAGTCGTCCGATGACTTGGATAAGGCTCAAGCCCAGGGCATCCCGGTGCGCGGCCGCGTCGCTAAAGTCATTAAAGGCGGCTTTGAAGTAACAGTACTCGGCAAGACAGCCTTCTGTCCCATCTCGCAGATGGATACCAAGTTTACCGATAACGGTGCTGAGCACGTCGGCAAGGACTACGAGTTTTTGATCGAAAAAGTCGAAGAACGCGGGCGTAACATCGTCGTCTCGCGCACCGCTCTGCTACGCAAAAAAGCTGACTTACGCCTGCAAGAGTTGGCGGCGACCTCCACTGAGGACAAGGTCTTCACCGGTACGGTTACGGAGCTCCGGGATTTTGGTGCTTTCGTCGATATCGGTGGCGTCGATGGCTTGGTCCATGTGTCGCATCTAGCGCATGGACGCGTGTCTCACCCGAGCGAGGTCGTCAGTGTTGGTGATCACGTACAGGTCAAAATCCTGAAGATCGAGCGTGACGACAAGGGCAGGCCTAAACTCTCCTTAAGCATGAAGGCGGCCTCGCAAGATCCGTGGGAGCGGGTGCATGATCTCATCTCTGGTGGCAAAGTCTACGAGGGTAAAGTTGTAAACTTGCAGTCGTTTGGTGCCTTCGTCCAAATTCATGCAGGACTTGAGGGGCTGCTACATATTTCCGAACTCTCGTGGACGAAGCGGGTGCATCATCCGTCCGAGGTTCTCAAGATTGGCGACACGGTCACCGTCGCGGTTAAAGACATCGACACGGTGCAACGCCGTATTTCACTCACCATGAAGCAGCCTGAGGACGACCCCTGGTTCGCCGCTGCGACGCGTTATCCAGTAGGGCAGTTGCGCAGTGCTAAAGTCGAGCGGCTCAAGCCCTTTGGTGCCTTAGTGGAGTTGGCACCAGGCCTGACGGCTCTGCTTCCGCTGAGTGTGCTTAAACGCAAGTACGGCGAGGCCTACAAGCAGGCCGCTACCCCGGGTAAGGAGCTCGAGGTCAGAGTCGTAGCTGTGGCGCCTGAGGAGCGACGGATTCAGCTAACCCTTGCTGATATTGAGGAAGAGGATTCCGATCAAAAGAACTACGAGGACTACCTGGCGTCCGAGCGTCAGGCTGCTGCCACGCAGAGGGCTGAAGCAGATGCACCTAAGGTCGGCAGTTTTGGTGCCCTACTGGGCAGTAAGCTCAAACAGCGCGGCTGATACCCCAAAACTCAGGGCGACGCACGGACTATGCATTAGTCCGTGCGTCGCCCTTGTGGTTCACTCAATCAGGCTTCATGACCTAAGTTTAGTGACTGGTAGGCTTCACAACGCTGGCCGAGAGGATCTTCACGTCCGCTACGGGGAAGTCTTGCATATTGAAGCGGATCGCCGTTCTAGATTTGCCGATCTTCTCGACGATGTCGAGCCCTTCAACCACGCGACCAAAGACCGCATAGCCATGGCCATCGGGATTCGGGTAGTTTAAGCGGTCGTTGTTTACGAGGTTGATGTAAAACTGCGAGGTCCCACTGTCGGGATTGCTCGTGCGCGCCATGGCGATGGTGCCTTTGTCGTTTTTCAGGCCATTCTTGGCTTCATTAGCAATCGCCGCTTTGGTTGGCTTTTCGTTGAGTTTATCACCATCGACAGTATAGCCACCGCCTTGAATCATGAAACCATCGATCACGCGATGAAAGACGGTACCGTCGTAAAATTTGCTATTCACGTAGGCCACGAAGTTGGCGACGCTGATCGGGGCTTCCTTATCGGCTAGTTCGACCTTGATGTTGCCCTCGCTAGTCTTGATCTCTACCACTGTGCCCGCACTTTTGGTGGGAGCGGTTACCGGTGCCGTGGTGGTGGCGGGCTTTCCAGCCTCTGGTTTACCGGTCGCCGTAGCTGCCGCAGGAGCAGCGGGAGCAGCAGTGCTTGCTGCAGGGGCTGTTGCAGGGGATTTATTGGTGACCGGCGCGGCCGTGGTGGCAGGTGCCGTGGCCGTGGCGGACGCTGGTGCCACATTAGCGGCCGGAGTGGCAGCTAGTTTGTCGTTGGCATAGGTGCTGGTGCTTACCAGGACGCCGGCTAAGAGTAGGCCCATCTTGGACAGATTGGAACGCATATAAAGCCTCCTTGGCTCATAAGCAGAAAAGTTTGACTTAAACCTGATCTTAAACCGGCTAACGTACAGCTTCAAGCCTCTAGCGAGGATCCGTCCCGATCCGTCCAGATCCGTCCTGTTCAGTCCAAGTCTTTGTAGAACGACTTTGGCTCAAAGTAGCGCTTATCAGCGGTCAGCCGGGTAGGCGGAGCGATGACGAGCGGCGCCTGGTCGCTCATGTCAAATAGGTATTCCCGGGGATCTACAGGCTGATTGCGGTGCCAAATTTCATAATGCAGGTGAGGTCCGGTGGACCTACCAGAGTTGCCAGTTTTAGCGATCGCCTGATCTTTTCTCACCTTGTCACCGGCTTTGACTTGGATGCCGCTCAGATGGCCGTAGCGGGTGATCATTTCGGAGCCGCCATGGTCGATGACCACAATGCGGCCCATGTGCGGAAACTCACCGGCAAACGTCACGACCCCATCAGCAGGGGCGTACACCGTAGTACCAACGGTTGCCATAATGTCGATACCATCGTGCATCCTACGTAGGCCATGAAATGGTGACATACGCTCACCGTACTCGCTGCTGATGCGGCCCCAAACGGGTAGACGGGACGGCACGGCTTTCAGATTGTCTTTGTTGACGCGTAGGGCTGCCGAAATATTAGTGAGACGTTTTGATACCAGTTCGATATCGTCGGCGATGCTGTCTATGCGCGCAATGTTTTGAGCGAACTGCTCCGTGTCACTGAGCGCAGCCGCTGCACTCACGCCGCTCAAGCTTTTTGCCGCGAGGCTAAAAGGCGCATTTTGGCCGAGCGCTCGTGATCCTAAGTTTAGAGTGCGCGCATCATAATGGTCCTCGCTAACGGCCGCAGTGCGCACGCCACCGATGGCAAGTGTCTGAGTGCTTTCCGTATACGACCTTAGCTGCTGAAAGTGTGCTTGCAGTTTATGGAGATTAGCAGTGACGACGGTATTTTGTTCCCGCAACAATTTGGCTTCGTTACGCACGGCGGCCATCTGATAGATGCTGTAGCCAGTAATGACGGCCATGATCGTGACACCGGTAATGACCAAATGATCACGAATGCGAATTGTGTGGTTCATGGGTGACTCCTACCTCTTTTATTCTTTGTTCTTAAAGAAAAAGGCAGCAGGAGTTGTGCCAGAAATCGGCCCCAGTGATTCCAGAGGGTTTCCTTGGGGCCTGACGACGAATGTCAAATCCTTAGACAGATTTTTCTAGACAGGCGCATGGGAACTCAAAGCTTGGTGAGCCGCATCAAAGCCACTAGCCGTGGTCATCGCTGCATCGATGGCCGACACTTCGCCGTCACTGAATCCGTGAAAGGTCACAGTCTTGTAGGGTTTGATCAGTGAGAGTTCGTACAGTTCCTTATATGCTGCCATGAGCTCTGGATTGGTACGGAGCTTCTGGTAGGCGGCGTTCACGCCGAGGCTATACTGGCCGCGGGCCTCTGCCACCAGTTTAGCAACACTTGCTGCCGTAGCGGCTTGGAGCATGTCGGCACTCAGGCGGCCATTTTCGTCAATGTCGGCCTTAGCCTTCTCCAGGCGTGCTGCTACCGTGTCAAATAGCTGAGCTGAGACCTCGGGCAAAAGACTCAGCTTACTAATGAATACGAGGTCGATCTCTAGACCCCAACGCAGCGTTTCATCGCGGATATCGTCTTTGAGCCTTTGGCTAAGCTCGCTGCGGTTGGCCAGGAT comes from the Deltaproteobacteria bacterium genome and includes:
- a CDS encoding DUF1275 domain-containing protein, encoding MAFISGSVNAGGLMACDRFVTHVTGFATLAGMETGNRQFRLAAGMLSVPLYFVLGVMIASFFTDAAILNGRKPQFRGLMYFAAMLLAGAGLLGHLGYFTAFESPFQLRADYPLLIMLCAASGLQNAVLTSASGGIVRATHLTGTTTDVGMGLVRALTCRHRPEIYSKEMHRAVVRFATILGFIIGGLIGGTVFHYTQYLGFLMPAALAVYVGTSGFGQVPGIAPIQVSPTPSAGSISAYQATSEQAGRV
- a CDS encoding S1 RNA-binding domain-containing protein, yielding MRDRCYMVKVKGPSIEWEDDDSGFDAEAPQKESAAQAFAALLQQEAKGGQRIAVGEKVQGTLSLIGSGTDVMVDLGHGKATGVIDKIELVDEHGALKYKVGDKIEAFVIAKRGGEVQLSHHMTHALKSSDDLDKAQAQGIPVRGRVAKVIKGGFEVTVLGKTAFCPISQMDTKFTDNGAEHVGKDYEFLIEKVEERGRNIVVSRTALLRKKADLRLQELAATSTEDKVFTGTVTELRDFGAFVDIGGVDGLVHVSHLAHGRVSHPSEVVSVGDHVQVKILKIERDDKGRPKLSLSMKAASQDPWERVHDLISGGKVYEGKVVNLQSFGAFVQIHAGLEGLLHISELSWTKRVHHPSEVLKIGDTVTVAVKDIDTVQRRISLTMKQPEDDPWFAAATRYPVGQLRSAKVERLKPFGALVELAPGLTALLPLSVLKRKYGEAYKQAATPGKELEVRVVAVAPEERRIQLTLADIEEEDSDQKNYEDYLASERQAAATQRAEADAPKVGSFGALLGSKLKQRG
- a CDS encoding peptidyl-prolyl cis-trans isomerase; protein product: MVEIKTSEGNIKVELADKEAPISVANFVAYVNSKFYDGTVFHRVIDGFMIQGGGYTVDGDKLNEKPTKAAIANEAKNGLKNDKGTIAMARTSNPDSGTSQFYINLVNNDRLNYPNPDGHGYAVFGRVVEGLDIVEKIGKSRTAIRFNMQDFPVADVKILSASVVKPTSH
- a CDS encoding SPFH/Band 7/PHB domain protein, with amino-acid sequence MSNDILSIGFGIVIGLSVLPLIGWLMKLVSMEVHEETAAVITSFGRLTKVVREPGLHLWLGRYLPWNKCQQVSLKRDHRTFEEIHVNDCRGTTVIVDLWTQFRVMSPENALFRVTDREKALRSLLTNSATAILGTFELSQILANRSELSQRLKDDIRDETLRWGLEIDLVFISKLSLLPEVSAQLFDTVAARLEKAKADIDENGRLSADMLQAATAASVAKLVAEARGQYSLGVNAAYQKLRTNPELMAAYKELYELSLIKPYKTVTFHGFSDGEVSAIDAAMTTASGFDAAHQALSSHAPV